A region of the Mus pahari chromosome 15, PAHARI_EIJ_v1.1, whole genome shotgun sequence genome:
TTATAAGGCAAATACCAAGCTCATCATTGAATCATATGACCCCAAGGCATCTTTTCCTGTGTCACACTAATGTCACTCATGGTCCCTCAGTTTTCTCTCTGCAGATGCTATTATATTTCTAATTTCAATTCCTAGGAACCCGGAAATTGCTACAAGACAGTTCCAAGTGTAGATCACCACTAGATCAGGTCCCGGAAGGAGAGGCAACTAATGCCCCCTCACAACAGGCCTCTTCGTCCTGTCCATCTTATAAGACTTGTGTCTCCTCTCTGTGTATTAAcaaagaggagagggggatgaAAATATACTACATGCAGGTTCAAATGAAAAAAGGTGTGGCCATCTCCTGGGACACAAAGGAAACCTCAGAGTCCCTAGAAAAGCAGCCAAGGATGGAAGAAGTCACCCTTCCTGAGGGTGTGTGGGTAGGTACTCCACCCTCTGATGTGTCCACCAGAAACCTCCTGTCGGACAGTGAACCCATTGcggaagagaaagaacatgaggaAAAACCAGAGTCAGACAGCCCACCAGGGTCTCCCGCGGTGGAAGAGAGACCCAGGGCCAAGACACCTGACTGGCTGGTGACCATGGAGAATGGCTTTAGGTGTATGGCCTGCTGCAGGGTTTTCACCACCATGGAAAGCCTCCGAGAGCACGTGCAGTATGGGATCAGGGAAGGCTTCAGCTGCCACGTCTTCCATCTCACCATGACTCAGCTGATTGGCAGCATGGAATCCGAGAgcacccaggaggaggaagaggaccacAACGAGGAAAAAGAGAAACCCAAGGAAGAGAAGGCCAAGGAGCAGCAGGCCACAGAGGATGATGTCGGCGTGAAGAAACCCTGGAGCCAATGTCCAGGCTGGCTGTTTGATTCTCCAAAGGACAGAAGTGAGTATGGGTTGGGTTCGCCGAGCCATCTTGCCCCTCTAGGGTAGGCTTGCACCTCCATCAGGAAGAGAGGGGTGGATGGCTTGTCAGCTCTGGGGATGATGGAAGGGAGATTAACTGGGCCCTCTGCTTCTTGCTCAGGAATCT
Encoded here:
- the Fam170a gene encoding protein FAM170A isoform X1, whose protein sequence is MKRRQKRKHLEIEESKEAGISKSQEDISHPESTGVPKAQSPGVGEVSSASEYFSCVSSPHKLIHRSKGTRKLLQDSSKCRSPLDQVPEGEATNAPSQQASSSCPSYKTCVSSLCINKEERGMKIYYMQVQMKKGVAISWDTKETSESLEKQPRMEEVTLPEGVWVGTPPSDVSTRNLLSDSEPIAEEKEHEEKPESDSPPGSPAVEERPRAKTPDWLVTMENGFRCMACCRVFTTMESLREHVQYGIREGFSCHVFHLTMTQLIGSMESESTQEEEEDHNEEKEKPKEEKAKEQQATEDDVGVKKPWSQCPGWLFDSPKDRTPEIPGSEEHARWGGPFLGEEEERTIATTAAADNASSLKEDEKNNTPSDI
- the Fam170a gene encoding protein FAM170A isoform X2: MKRRQKRKHLEIEESKEAGISKSQEDISHPESTGVPKAQSPGVGEVSSASEYFSCVSSPHKLIHRSKGTRKLLQDSSKCRSPLDQVPEGEATNAPSQQASSSCPSYKTCVSSLCINKEERGMKIYYMQVQMKKGVAISWDTKETSESLEKQPRMEEVTLPEGVWVGTPPSDVSTRNLLSDSEPIAEEKEHEEKPESDSPPGSPAVEERPRAKTPDWLVTMENGFRCMACCRVFTTMESLREHVQYGIREGFSCHVFHLTMTQLIGSMESESTQEEEEDHNEEKEKPKEEKAKEQQATEDDVGVKKPWSQCPGWLFDSPKDRRRRKDHCDNSGSRQCQ